The genomic DNA ATGATTTCAAGATTCCAGATCCTAACGTTTCCAGGCTcactttctacttcctgaaaaaggAGCGCAAGAGACCCCCCAGAAGTAACGAGTAAATGAGCGCTTCGAGCATATTTTCTAATAAATACAGCAGTAAACTTATTTTAACTATCAACACGTCTGCTCATGTTTATCAAGGAAGTTTCACCGAACCCTGAATGTTACTGAATTCATTTAGTAAATGCTTTCCTTGCTTAATTGTATTTTTCAAAAATATTGTCACTGTAAACAACTTAAAAGTGTTGTTTTGCCGCAATACACCTTCTAAAGGAGTAGAGTTCAaggaaataacaggtttgtccaaacatttcatttaataattgatttaattactgaaaccagctcagtggcctagtggaagAGTGTCTTCCCTGGGTCCAGTAGATTGGGGTTTGATTCCCGGTCAGGTCGTGCCACAGATTTGAAATATGGGACCCgatgccttcctgcttgacactcagctttaaggggttggattggggggttaaaccaccagttTCTAagcgcagccaccgctgcagcCACCGCTCAactccacagggatgggtcaaatgcgaagaTGAATTTCACCATGTCATGGTCTgcttctgccccttccttcatgtgcctcctgcatggtgttctccatccctctctagattcccttttgtgtctcttagcgccctcatgtgtcctttgtctgcatctcagttaGGTGTCTTACGTTGTAGCCTTTAGAATTATTCCTCCCTGGTCCCGACtcatctcattcatccccagcccctccaggtcttcagtcacattctgtgtccttgtagccccagcctctttgtccccagctcgacgTGCGTGTGTAAGTGTCCTGCtccagttctgtgtgtgtgtgtgtgtgtgtgtgtgtgtgtgtgtgtgtgtgtgtgtgtgtgtgtgtttgtgtgtgtgtgtgtgtgtgtgtgtgtgtgtgtgtgtgtgtgtgtgtgtgtgtgtttgtgtgtgtgtgtgtgtgtgtgtgtgtgtgtgtgtgtgtttgtgtgtgtgtgtgtgtgtgtgtgtgtgtgtgtgtgtttgtgtgtgtgtgtgtgtgtgtgtgtgtgtgtgtgtgtgtgtgtgtgtgtgcgtgtgtgtgtgtgtgtgtgtgtgtgtgtgtgtgatggtgtgtgtgtgtgatggtgtgtgtgtgtgtgtgtgtgtgtgtgtgtgtgtgtgtgtttgagtgtgtgtgtgtgtgtgtgatggtgtgtgtgatggtgtgtgtgtgtgtgtgtgtgtgtgtgtttgagtgtgtgtgtgtgtgtgtgatggtgtgtgtgatggtgtgtgtgtgtgtgtgtgtgtgtgtgtgtgtgtgtgtgtgtgtgtgtgtgatggtgtgtgtgtgtgtgtgtgtgtgtgtgatggtgtgtgtgtgatggtgtgtgtgtgtgatggtgtgtgtgtgtgtgtgtgtgtgtgtgtgtgtgtgtgatggtgtgtgtgtgtgtgtgtgtgtgtgtgatggtgtgtgtgtgtgtgtgtgtgtgtgtgtgtgtgtgtgtgtgtgtgatggtgtgtgtgtgatggtgtgtgtgtgtgatggtgtgtgtgtgtgtgtgtgtgtgtgtgtgtgtgtgtgtgtgtgtgtgtgtgatgtgtgtgtgtgtgtgtgtgtgtgtgtgtgtgtgtgtgtgtgtgtgtgtgtgtgtgtgtgtgtgtgtgtgtgtgtgtgtgtgtgtgtgtgtgtgtgtgtgtgtgtgtgtgtgtgtgtgtgtgtgtgtgtgtgtgtgtgtgtgatggtgtgtgtgtgtgtgatggtgtgtgtgtgtgtgtgtgtgtgtgtgtgtgtgtgtgtgtgtgtgtgtgtgtgtgtgtgtgatggtgtgtgtgtgtgtgtgtgtgtgtgtgtgtgcgtgtgtgtgtgtgtgtgtgtgtgtgtgtgtgtgtgtgtgtgtgtgtgatggtgtgtgtgtgtgtgtgtgtgtgtgtgtgtgtgatggtgtgtgtgtgtgtgtgtgtgtgcgtgtgtgtgtgatggtgtgtgtgtgtgtgtgtgtgtgtgtgtgtgttagtccttcccgcagtctttaggtttagttttgtgttttagagtctTTAGGTTATTTGGCCCTGCTCAGATTCTGTTTTCCCAGTTTGATAATTAgcttcacctgccttccctccagccctcactccacactccTGCTGCCAATGTCCCTAATGACTCCTCCCTGTTATTTAagctctgtcttgtgtcggtccattgtttgtggttattctgtcagtctctcgttCCTACCTCTAGTGTTTCTTGGTTCTTCTCGTGGTTTCTAGTGTTTTTGATCTCTAGTTTATATTTTTGGACATTTTGGATTACTGGCTTCagcccttttggatttattttgttttggactcatcctgcaaataaaaggattttcttatatatcatctcctgcctcttgtcatcctgggttctgtgtTTTGGGTCCTTCCATCCCGTACCGTGACACACCAGTATGTGATGATGACcacgggactttaactttaaacgtGTTAAAATGTTTTGCTATGCAAAGCAGTGCAGATGATTTAACAGCACGAGAAAGCAAAACGTGATGAGTAGTTAAGTTTATTATTAATATCTTGTTAAACATTTAAGGCCTTTTCTGTGAAGCAGCGTGTGAGGAAACGACTCTTAGCATCTGTTGTGGTTTTCTGTGACAGAAACACATTCAGATAAGATTTGGTGTTTGGCAGAAGCACGGATGAGAAGTGGGATGATTATGGGAGTTAAAAGCAAGTTAATGTTGCAGCGAATGCATGAAAGATGTGGTTTTCTATGCTAAAAACTCCGAACATTCATAATCTCACTTTTTGTTGGTTAGGGTAGCGGTTTGTAATCGTTTGAATAACAGAAAAACTACGATGACTTTGTCTGACTCACTGCTGACCTCAGCAGGTTCCAGACTGTTGCATGACTTTGAACATGGCTCAGCAATGAAACAGCGTTACAAATGATAAAGATGGTTAATGTCGTCGAGATGAAATAACAACGATGTTTACGTAAAACAGATGTTCTGCTTATTGACACAAATGAACATGCACTGGTTTAAAAAAGCGTAACAGTCAAGTACCGTTGTTATAGTCTGTTAAATTAAATGTTGAAGTAAAATATCCTTGGCTGTTTAGCTAAACAGGCTTGAACTAACTCACAGTTACCATGACGCTGACAGTCATAAGAACAATTTTACACGAGCACATTTTTCTCCTTTCGTTTTCTTTCACAGGAAATCAAACACTTTAATTGAAATAAAAGACTCTAATATCAAATCCagaggggttcaaatgaaggcaactggacttctttggtttctagaAGATGTTTTGTTTCTCATCTGAGGAGTTTTGTCAACCTTCCCCACAAAATACGCACTTCAACAACTCATCAGGGGTTTGGGAGGAGGGGCGTTCATAggcagtttctgctcgttaagctacaacaagcttgactctcccacatCACAGTCGGAAAGATCCTCGAAGGAGAAACGAAAAATCTTCAAGAAACCAGAGAAGTTCagatgccttcatttgaacccctctGGATTACCATgagctggatgactgagaaccttcaccagcaccctaataaataaataaataaataaagtatttttaataataaaatacatttgtTCACATTTAGCTCAACATGTCTGAAGCTACTGATGAAACCTGGCTGTCGAGCGATCATCGTCCTCCTGGCCGTTGATGTAAGGACTAAACAGAGGTGCAGTCACTGAGGTCGGATTTGAAGTCGAACCGATCTGAGTGCTGGTGCTGACTGCCGTGGAAGCAGTGGCTGATGGGTAAAACTGGACATCAACAGCTACCGTTGTGCTGCCCAAAGAGACGTGATGGGAGAGCAACAGGGGAGGGTTCCCGCGGGAGATGCTGAGGCTGTGACGGACGGGTGTTGCAGACAGCTCGGAGCTTCGAAAAGTTAGAGAGGAACGAAGCGTGTCCTCAAGCCTGGACGGTGGAGATGGAGAGGGGGAGGGTAAGGAGGATGGAGGGGGTAAGGCATCCTGACATGGACTGTGGTTGTCTCCTCTGCTGCTTATCCAGTCCTCAGTGCACTGCAGCTGGATGCTGGGCTGAGACAAACTGCATCTCTTATCGTCCTCCAGGGAGTcctcagactgtagaagaagcatcTGAAATCCATAAtatagaaaacaaacaaaacagtaGCACTTTGTTTTGGAGAACCACATTTATCCATCATATCAATCTTTTAATatcaactgcgctgctctgggtggctgcatgttggagtagctctgctgactgtatgtaagttttgccttttcttggacattttttcttctaatttctcaagaaaaactgaattttttggacattttacttttctgtttctgctgctgtgaagcttggaggatttttactgcaattttttcacttttttcaatttttgagcatttgttatgatgcgtaaccatggcaacaagctggtttacaatcgggagcagctgattaacattggaaaggctgaaataatacctcaactgaagccacaaatcccaaatcagctaaaatgcaagaagcgtgggtgcagagcgggagcaaaacggagaaagagaaagaggaaattcaaaccatctctgccatcgatcataatgggcaatatgagatcactggccaacaagatggaggaactccaagccctttcaaggactcagccagagtatcggcagtgcagtgttatgtgtttcactgagacgtggctgcaggaccatatccctgattccagcatctctctgccaggattcctgactgtacgagcagacagagagggttagggttagggttagggttagggttgggctgaagaggagcgggaaaagaaaaggaggtggagtggcagtgcttgtcaacaacagatggtgccatccaggtcatgtttcagtgaaatgtcgtctctgcagcccagatgttgaactcttggcagtaagttgtcgcccatattatttgccaagagagttcaccagtgttgtcttggcaaccgtttatattccaccttcagccattgctgaaaatgcatgtgatgccatcagttccgttgtcgctaagctacaaacccagcacgccAATGCatgtgtggctatatctggtgattttaatcatgcctcgctctctgctacacttccaacatttcaagagtttgtcagctgctccaccagagaaaacaagacactggattcgtgttatgcaaatgtaaagactgtatacatgtccaaaacaagacctcctctgggacaatcagatcacaatcttgtttttctctgctcagaatacaaaccacttgttcagaggcaacctgtgacaagagaaACTGTGAgacaatggtcacaggacgcttcaatttccctctgggattaataaaatattcaagcagggacctgaaaaggctcaacagcctaataaaaaaggctggttctgttctggggacgactgtggaaccgctggaggagatcatgcaaagaaggattctccagagaatgaaGAACatggatggacaaccctgagcgttctcttcacaagactgtccgacaacggaagagtgtcttcagtcagaggcttcttcagtttggctgcaacactgaccgctactggagatccttcctgccaacagccattgtaatatacaacacctctttgatgacttgattattattattattctgagctactacagcaatcagtttccctctgggattaataaagtgtttttgaattgaattgaattgaattgaaagaaaCAAGTATGACCCAAAAATCTAcatattaaccctctgatgcatgaattatgagatcttcaaccatgattttttaaacaattttttcattcatttttaggtgtgaatgaaaaaaatttcaacaaatattttttaaaacattttgttaatttacaaataatttattacgtccatctcagtggacagcgtgcattctgaacatgaaatatgttggtttgacttactgaagtccaaagggAGGGGCTcatatgcaataaagtcttcaacagctgtgcttaatagcaaaaataaataaataacaattttgagtacctgtccactgtagtgaccattatgcatcaaagggttaaaattttACACATTTCATTTCCAATAAATGTGTCTAAATTTGTCACATTTGTGTATTTCTGTAGATTCACACCTTTGTGTCCACAATGGGCTCAGGGTAAGTCTCTATAGTGATGGCGTGGTGATCTGCAGCAGGTTGGGTGACCTCTTGAACCTCTTCAAATCCAGGCTCCACCTGCACTTGCAGGCTCAGTCCTGCAGCCCCAGGAGGTCGGGCTCGGGTGTCTGATGCGTTGGGGGTCTGCTCAATCACTGTGACGCAATCATCATCCTCAAAAGCTCTGTGCAGGACACAAAACTTGACTTTAGATGCAAACTGAGAGCATTTGGCCCTTTGGGGGTCTTTCGGTGTTGTGTGCACCTGTTTTCATAAGTGCGTTCTGCGACTCGACCATCAGCATGCCTCACCGGGACGCCCACACTCCTTTGAGCTGTGAAACGGCAGAATAACAAATATATGTTTTTGCAGAATTTAACTTAGATTAAAacttaaataatatcatgctaacaCGTCACTGGAGAGCTTTTATCACCACCACGCCTGTTATTGATTTACAAGACTTTATTCACTTTTTCTCTAAAAGGATGACGTTTGTTGATTAAAACCTTTAAGTTATTTGACAAACTTTCGACCAAATACATAAAAGAAAAGCTAAATTATTTGAAACAGCCACATTTTGACAAAGTGTTCCATTTACAGCTTGAAAACAGAAAAATGCCTTGTTTTCCTTCTGACCTACTCGACCTGCTGGCACAGGCTCATTCTTCTGGACCACTGAGTAGAAAGTAACAGTGATGAAGATGAAAGCCAAAGATACTCCCACCCCCACCACAATGGGGATGTCATGCTTCTCCAGCATGGGCAGCCATGACGGTGACACCTGTGTTGCTCTGAAATGCACAAGAACAATTAATGTTCCACATCCAACAAATTATCCTGACTTTCTTCAACTTTCCCGTCACTTACTTGGGATTGTTGCTGGTCATGGGGGACTGGGAGGTGTTCTTCAACCAGTGTGTGTTGCTGGGTAGTTTTGTAGAATTTTGCTGATTGGTCCAGTTGACTCCATGATCCAGTTTTGGTGAACTGGGATCATGGGGACTGGAAAGGGATGGATGCTGTTGTGAAGGTGTTGAAATTGGACCATGAACCTGAGATGGTTGAGTTTCTGGGACTGAAGCAGATGGAGGTGCTGAAATCTCCAGATTAGGAGGAAAACTCGCTGTGGGACTTTGGTGAGGAAGAGTTTGAGATGTTTGTGAGAGAAATGAAGAAGGCTGAGGTTGTGGAGTCTGTGAGGATGCATTTGGGTTAGAGTTCAGCCTTAATCTATGGGCAGGAGTTTCTGACTGATATGATTCAGATCCAAACGTCATCCTCACAGTGACGGAGTGAGCTGCTTTAATCTGGGTTACTGGCCGTAGTGTTGGAGGTGGTGTGTATGAGTCCAGTTGAAGATGGGACATCTCTGTGATTTGATCCTCTGGAGATCCATCGTGGACATCAAGCTGCTGAGAATCAAATGCTAAAACCAACTCTTTACCATTTTGAAGATGTAATTGTGCATCTGATGATGTCAAAGCCTGACTACTAGTTTGTAAATAATCAGGATTTGCACCCAAAAGTTCACTGGTTCCCAGTGATGTTGGACTATGAGCTACTGGGTGATTATTTGACATAGGAAGCGTTTTGTTCTTGGGTGGTCGCTGGTAGTGGAGACCAGCTGACTGGAAGTGTGGATGAGGAGGAGGTGGTAATATGGGAGGCTGCACCTGAGTGATAAAAGGCTGAGCTGGAGTTGTTGTTTGCTGTGAGACACGAGACCTTGTTGGCGTCTCAAACTCAGTGCCAACTTCTCTTGGAAGAGATGTGGTTGTGTCGGTGCAGCTGGAGCCTGGAAGATGTAAAAAAGAACTGTTGATTTGAGACCATTTGTTTGACCTCCACAGTTATTAGTCATGGTATTTGTTGAATTTTGAGTCAAAACTACAGCATTTGCTTTTTCACTGTAATCTTTGTACAAGAAGATGCAGGGGTGGTTCTACATGGGGTCCAGTGTGGGTCAGTGCCACTCTGGACCCCCCTCTGATGTTAGTCTAGGTTGGACCTACCCTGTGTAGGAGGTTAGTGTCCAATGGCCCTCCAAAAACAACAAAAGTTTCTGTTGCATAGTTAGGTTTAACATTAACATTGTGTGTTAATTCTTTATGTTCAGTCATCAGCAAAAATCAGGGGCGCCAACGAGATCCGCCAGACCGCTAGACTAGATTGCAGTGTTTTAACattttgctgatgaaattaaagaTCAAGTTCCCTTGTTTTTTCAGTTCAACAGTGGTCTCTCGTATAAACGAATTTCTGTGGGGGAACAGCtctagcgctcctgtttcaggaactagaagtgagccagagctgAGGTGAGCAGAAGATGAACTCTTATTTCCAGATATTCTGACATCTAACCTCTGATTGGATTACagtaatgtgactctaccactgactccatttattTTGCAGCATTGAAGTTTtactttatcttcacaaataacacaagcctggaggagttctgctgagttgtagcattgctaatgctaacagctagcttcttcTTGCCCGAGATATGCTCTACTTTGTCCTGGACGCTAAAGCTCACGAGCAACGGTGGATGAGTCCTTGAATGCTAATGCGACATTTGCGACACGTTCCTAATCCAAGAGTTTCTCTGACTGAATTTTACtggatgcaggaaataggggtagaagactcttTGAATGttgagcctgcatgtgaaactcagagtaacTGATCATATTTAAAAGAAAACTTGGTCTTTATTGAAAAATTGTACTGAACTGAACCAAAATAAACATACATTACAAATTCTTTGTGGCAGAATTTCTCACCCAAAAACATCAAAGTGCACGCTGTAAGCAGGGACTGATTAGTGCAAAGCACCGTAGCTGTGCAGCACTGCTGAGTCAGGCAGGGAAAATGTGACGTTTGTTGTTACGTACATATTTTCATTCTCTGCTGCGCCAACACGGGCGCACGATGAGCGGTGTTGAGGTTCA from Nothobranchius furzeri strain GRZ-AD chromosome 10, NfurGRZ-RIMD1, whole genome shotgun sequence includes the following:
- the LOC107386284 gene encoding uncharacterized protein isoform X1, with the protein product MKLLAAFFCLLMEFCSRMRVCVSTGLIPQMTSVLCSVLLFALAVTSPLGLDDVFFSPHNQTIREGQAVFFQCVSGESSPPANITWIKDGQLVTRGRQFQGEYGGGQQQKTSGTLHLLNVTLEDDGTYTCVTHNSLLNISKESRPAKLTVQGALRRLQITQGPDNITVAMGAEVYMQCTVRGFPVPMVHWFKDDCLLSNCSASFSLQNNGQLLTFRNVTKEDEGSYQCEASNQKETIRSQPAFLLLAEMHWSFVQQPTSLKVKRGDNVTMTCRPPFSRPEAQVSWFKNNQLLSPSENTSVLPSGDLFFQSIQVKDRGSYFCRASNTHLQRFLTSRKATLTVLAPPSVRLWPTVLTVPAGARAALECEVSGHPQPSISWIKRGHSKQTGGKIALGQRNATLYIQSARSYDEAIYVCEASNILGKSQSTALLRVAVSPIIVTYVSQVSCRTGASVVLPCGAVGILPITYSWTRGRGETKSPVGHPGDKHADEDGALHMSGVQSSDAGEYFCTARNRAGRHQKRTVLTVTDEDHQADATKQALSASSNTSEEQVFQLRTSRSELNLNTAHRAPVLAQQRMKICSSCTDTTTSLPREVGTEFETPTRSRVSQQTTTPAQPFITQVQPPILPPPPHPHFQSAGLHYQRPPKNKTLPMSNNHPVAHSPTSLGTSELLGANPDYLQTSSQALTSSDAQLHLQNGKELVLAFDSQQLDVHDGSPEDQITEMSHLQLDSYTPPPTLRPVTQIKAAHSVTVRMTFGSESYQSETPAHRLRLNSNPNASSQTPQPQPSSFLSQTSQTLPHQSPTASFPPNLEISAPPSASVPETQPSQVHGPISTPSQQHPSLSSPHDPSSPKLDHGVNWTNQQNSTKLPSNTHWLKNTSQSPMTSNNPKATQVSPSWLPMLEKHDIPIVVGVGVSLAFIFITVTFYSVVQKNEPVPAGRVAQRSVGVPVRHADGRVAERTYENRAFEDDDCVTVIEQTPNASDTRARPPGAAGLSLQVQVEPGFEEVQEVTQPAADHHAITIETYPEPIVDTKMLLLQSEDSLEDDKRCSLSQPSIQLQCTEDWISSRGDNHSPCQDALPPPSSLPSPSPSPPSRLEDTLRSSLTFRSSELSATPVRHSLSISRGNPPLLLSHHVSLGSTTVAVDVQFYPSATASTAVSTSTQIGSTSNPTSVTAPLFSPYINGQEDDDRSTARFHQ